In Amyelois transitella isolate CPQ chromosome 5, ilAmyTran1.1, whole genome shotgun sequence, one DNA window encodes the following:
- the LOC106138092 gene encoding protein pelota, which yields MKLVFKNIEKDGCGSIGLIPEEPEDMWHAYNLIAEGDAVTASTVRKVQTESSTGSSTSNRVRTTLTIRVENIDFDTQACMLRLKGRNIVENQYVKMGAYHTLDLELNRKFTLQKTLWDSVALERVDMACDPAANADVAAVVMQEGLAHVCLITPSMTLVRSKIDITIPRKRKGFVQQHEKGLNKFYDAVMQGILRHVDFSIVKCVIIASPGFVKDQFFDYMMQQAIKTDNKLLMENKGKFLLAKASSGFKHSLKEVLQDPAVISKISDTKASSEVKLLESFYTMLQLEPAKAFYGKKHVERANEAMAIETLMISDKLFRCQDVQQRKEYVALVDSVRENGGDVRIFSSMHVSGEQLDQLTGIAAILRFPMPELEDSDAEDDSDSD from the exons ATGAAGCtggtttttaaaaacatcGAGAAAGATGGCTGTGG GAGTATTGGGCTTATTCCTGAAGAGCCGGAGGATATGTGGCACGCATACAACCTCATTGCTGAAGGTGATGCGGTGACGGCATCGACAGTACGTAAAGTACAGACGGAATCTTCCACAGGATCTTCTACGAGTAACAGAGTGAGAACTACACTCACAATACGAGTGGAAAACATCGACTTCGATACACAAGCATGCATGTTGCGACTAAAAGGCCGGAACATTGTAGAAAACCAGTATGTTAAG ATGGGAGCATATCACACTCTGGACTTGGAATTGAATCGAAAATTTACTTTGCAAAAGACACTATGGGATTCAGTAGCATTAGAAAGGGTGGACATGGCGTGTGATCCAGCTGCTAATGCTGATGTTGCCGCTGTGGTGATGCAAGAGGGCCTGGCACACGTGTGTCTTATCACACCCTCAATGACATTGGTTAGGTCTAAAATAGACATCACAATACCAAGGAAAAGGAAGGGGTTTGTACAGCAACATGAAAAg gGTTTGAACAAATTCTATGATGCTGTAATGCAAGGAATCCTTAGACATGTAGATTTCAGTATTGTAAAATGTGTGATAATAGCATCTCCTGGGTTTGTCAAAGACCAGTTCTTTGATTATATGATGCAGCAGGCCATAAAGACAGATAATAAATTGCTAATGGAAAATAAAGGAAAGTTCCTGTTGGCAAAGGCTTCCTCAGGATTCAAGCATTCTTTAAAAg AGGTCCTTCAAGATCCTGCAGTGATTTCCAAAATCTCCGACACAAAGGCTTCTAGTGAAGTGAAGTTACTTGAAAGTTTCTACACCATGCTCCAGCTGGAGCCGGCTAAAGCATTCTATGGGAAGAAACATGTTGAACGAGCCAATGAGGCCATGGCTATAGAGACTCTTATGATATCTGATAAACTTTTCAG gTGCCAAGATGTACAGCAAAGAAAAGAGTATGTGGCTCTCGTGGATTCGGTGCGAGAAAATGGTGGTGATGTTAGGATATTTTCCAGTATGCATGTTTCTGGCGAAC AACTGGATCAGCTTACTGGAATAGCAGCTATTCTCAGATTCCCCATGCCAGAGCTTGAGGACAGCGACGCAGAAGACGACAGTGATTCAGACTAA